In Poecile atricapillus isolate bPoeAtr1 chromosome W, bPoeAtr1.hap1, whole genome shotgun sequence, one DNA window encodes the following:
- the LOC131592096 gene encoding fez family zinc finger protein 1-like: MDNSGHHTATKILATPPSRESLSARSNMISTPKPLAFSIERIMARTPEPRSIPVPQLLHGSVAKGDPKHPLHLNSSIPCMIPFVPVAYDTLPKAAVAGAEPRKAHLDSSSSPSFSCGDLLNCALSLKGDFPRDALPLQQYKLPKAYLAERNKLVLPTVDKYPAGVAFKDLSQAQLQHYMKESAQILSEKIAYKTSEFSRGSPSSKPKVFTCEVCGKVFNAHYNLTRHMPVHTGARPFVCKVCGKGFRQASTLCRHKIIHTQEKPHKCNQCGKAFNRSSTLNTHTRIHAGYKPFVCEFCGKGFHQKGNYKNHKLTHSGEKQFKCNICNKAFHQVYNLTFHMHTHNDKKPFTCPTCGKGFCRNFDLKKHVRKLHDSALGLPRAPAELGGPEPPPPPGALLQGPPPLQP; the protein is encoded by the exons ATGGACAATAGTGGCCACCACACGGCGACCAAAATCTTAGCGACTCCTCCGTCCAGAGAAAGCCTGTCTGCCAGGAGCAACATGATCAGCACGCCCAAGCCACTCGCCTTCTCCATTGAGCGCATCATGGCGCGGACTCCAGAGCCCCGCTCCATCCCCGTCCCGCAGCTCCTCCATGGCTCCGTGGCCAAAGGCGACCCCAAGCATCCGCTGCACCTCAACTCCTCCATTCCCTGCATGATCCCCTTTGTCCCGGTGGCGTACGACACCCTGCCCAAAGCGGCGGTGGCTGGAGCGGAACCCAGGAAGGCTCACTTAGATTCCTCTTCCTCGCCCTCCTTTAGCTGCGGCGATCTCTTGAACTGTGCCCTGAGCTTGAAAGGAGATTTCCCCCGCGATGCCCTGCCCTTGCAGCAGTACAAACTG CCCAAGGCTTACCTGGCGGAGCGGAACAAGCTGGTGCTACCGACCGTGGACAAGTACCCAGCGGGGGTGGCCTTCAAGGATTTATCGCAGGCTCAGTTGCAGCACTACATGAAAGAAAGTGCTCAGATACTCTCGGAAAAAATCGCCTATAAGACGTCGGAGTTCAGCCGCGGCTCCCCGAGCAGCAAGCCCAAAGTTTTCACGTGTGAAGTTTGTGGAAAG GTATTTAATGCACATTATAACTTAACGCGCCATATGCCGGTGCACACGGGAGCCAGACCCTTTGTTTGCAAAGTttgcgggaagggcttcagacAGGCGAGCACGCTCTGCCGGCACAAGATCATCCACACCCAG GAAAAGCCACACAAGTGCAACCAGTGCGGCAAAGCTTTTAACCGGAGCTCGACTCTGAACACGCACACGCGAATACACGCCGGCTATAAACCGTTTGTCTGTGAATTCTGTGGCAAAGGATTTCACCAGAAAG GCAATTACAAAAACCACAAGCTGACGCACAGCGGGGAAAAGCAGTTCAAGTGCAATATCTGCAACAAGGCTTTTCACCAGGTGTACAATCTGACCTTCCACATGCACACCCACAACGACAAGAAGCCCTTCACCTGCCCCACCTGCGGCAAAGGCTTCTGCAGGAACTTTGACCTCAAGAAGCACGTCCGTAAGCTGCATGACAGCGCCCTGGGACTGCCCCGGGCCCCCGCCGAGCTGGGGGGGCCCGAGCCACCGCCCCCACCCGGggcgctgctgcagggcccgCCGCCGCTCCAGCCGTGA